One region of Vigna angularis cultivar LongXiaoDou No.4 chromosome 10, ASM1680809v1, whole genome shotgun sequence genomic DNA includes:
- the LOC108335004 gene encoding thebaine 6-O-demethylase-like: MEAEIAEIGSNPSVKELAKEALSKVPERYVLPNIDPPILFNTHSLSDQIPVIDLAKLFLPQELKPPELENLHLACKQWGFFQVINHGIDMEVVEDVKRGAEELFNLSMEDKKKLWQREGDMEGFGQMISKPKDEPSDWVDGFYILTLPSYLRKPHLFPNLPLPFRENLEVYCKEMRELAMKLYGVIGEALDIGGKEMKESIGEAGQAIRINYYPPCPQPENVLGLKSHTDASALTILLQGNEVEGLQLKKDGTWLPVHPLPNAFMVFIGDVLEVVTNGIYKSIEHRAVVNSMKERFSIATFSGAEWNGNIGPAPSLVTPETPALFKTIGIADFYKGYLSPEHQGKSFINNVLRINSENIKY; the protein is encoded by the exons ATGGAAGCAGAAATAGCAGAGATTGGATCAAACCCTTCTGTAAAAGAACTAGCAAAGGAGGCACTAAGCAAAGTTCCAGAGAGATATGTTCTTCCAAATATTGACCCTCCAATTTTATTTAACACACACTCTCTGTCTGATCAGATCCCCGTCATTGACCTAGCTAAGTTGTTCTTGCCTCAAGAACTCAAGCCTCCTGAACTGGAGAACCTACACCTTGCATGCAAACAATGGGGTTTCTTTCAG GTTATTAATCACGGAATTGACATGGAAGTGGTGGAAGATGTAAAGAGAGGAGCTGAAGAACTGTTCAATCTTTCAATGGAAGATAAGAAAAAGCTTTGGCAAAGAGAGGGAGATATGGAGGGATTTGGGCAAATGATTTCCAAGCCTAAAGATGAACCGTCCGATTGGGTGGATGGCTTCTACATTTTAACTCTTCCATCTTACTTAAGGAAGCCCCACCTATTTCCTAATCTACCCCTACCTTTCAG GGAGAATTTAGAGGTGTATTGCAAGGAGATGAGAGAGCTTGCCATGAAGTTGTATGGTGTTATTGGAGAAGCACTTGATATAGGAGGAAAGGAAATGAAAGAGTCAATAGGGGAAGCAGGACAAGCAATAAGGATAAATTACTATCCTCCATGTCCCCAACCAGAAAATGTTCTTGGCCTAAAATCTCACACTGATGCTTCTGCACTCACCATCCTTCTCCAGGGCAATGAAGTTGAAGGCCTCCAACTCAAAAAAGATGGAACATGGCTTCCTGTTCATCCCCTCCCAAATGCTTTCATGGTTTTTATTGGAGATGTTTTGGAG GTGGTGACAAACGGGATATATAAGAGCATCGAGCATCGAGCAGTGGTGAACTCAATGAAAGAAAGGTTCAGCATAGCTACATTCAGTGGTGCTGAATGGAATGGAAACATAGGTCCAGCACCTTCTCTTGTAACTCCAGAAACACCAGCATTATTCAAAACAATTGGGATAGCAGATTTCTACAAGGGCTACCTTTCGCCTGAGCATCAAGGCAAATCATTCATAAACAATGTTTTGAGGATCAATAGTGAGAACATCAAATACTAG